One region of Chlorobiota bacterium genomic DNA includes:
- a CDS encoding choice-of-anchor D domain-containing protein: MPPMLRYSTTSLLLLLSLACSLSAQSFSVFGVDASAYPEISAKYLLLDGAGRPITNLFTDDFSITDNGVAAQAVVQAQCPPPTDAGPASVVLVNDHSGSMIEETESGVSRLDVVKEGTRAFLTTFDFQQGSEVALTAFNTKPSILCDFRSSPSHLIAAMDTMRADGGTDYNPAFLDALLGGITMLSDRPLNNRRILVFLTDGLSGTITKTSQIINNAKALNIEIHVITIGLSIPFSLRQIAEETGGTWYSNVNSKGEMQGVYRSIAISNQGYAPCTLRWKVKPICGDESIFRTAKIELIPHGKKAEVRYIAPEEKVAVLEAQPAFLWFGGYPEGSGRVVQCTITAKRGPFTVQGATITAGQPFSITDWGGSVPPFTLDAGQQRVLSVRFDADRHGSYTALLQLTTDPCPANDIFLAGGSDRPAQGGDQIQLLSPISGAIYSGCDSILIQWAGPPPETKVWVEYSGSDKQWHFIDTATGGQMMWAPPSAGPYRIRVSANDFTSSPLFTVAGGGPGGDLIQATAAELRSPTGISISNNRLFIAESGGHRVRVVNLQTGIISTMAGTGAPGNSGDGGPANQARLAGPAGVLAMNDRAYIADHDNHRVRMVDFATGQISTAAGIGQAGFSGDGGDARAAMIYGPLNFTLGSYGSQGIPYLFFSDDSYRIRAISLTDGTISTEVGNRILLERGTARGAYLLAPIGIAMQGDEMFIAEAGSNLVRRADLGANQIQDLVGVSTDPGSKPISNWQLRSPTGVAVVGQNLFITDASNNRILRVNLLTGATRTVAGTGVAGYSGEGKLANESKINFPMSPLVYNGTLYFCDVRNNSVRAFQLPTDAGVDSNSQAFTVARPSILLRPWTPNRTVDFGRQAIGSRRDTLLPQTICNVGSVAAAIDSFAIVGPDSASFEGVSGLTSDILNPNDRRTVELRFFPQRAGTLSATLVIFGPCGIADTLALRGEGLLPCGLTFTPLAELGEIVLGNQAKDTVLTVPLCNTGSAPISGRLELNPPNGAFRLLSTGGKFTLQPGDCLNVQVRFAPLASGRITAELEYNIPTECGYASTTLYGRGLAPQRLASVAGVGFPTTVCTAAPHDTIIAVQNLGDIPLSITNADILPADQGFALLNPPTPAAPMVIPGGGSDTLRVRFNPATAGTKGAVLRVISNDPASPFAIPLTGQRDTIGARAEQGSLTFTHPAASFPVDTFVVVWNTGTLPISITDAGIVGNHASKFLLMPGQTPRAILPGDSARFAVRALQRSAGAIFQAELRLAFSPNCGPDTLRVALNTLGSRPLLAATTPNIRQLVCDRDTMTEGTFQITNEGADPLTITEIRIEDDPDGEFTLRLPSAPPITLPPLATQTITAQFRPRSNGVTLARAVLVNDGADTAIRVPLVGIKQTISFILSAQTIDFGLLPSGGAAQQTITATNTGTFPIEWNVPRSVGAFTIVSAAPPIVQPGESSTLTIRFAPAADGIVADSILVAEKLCDQSLPLALFGRSGRQTSTQVTLPVASAYVGHQVLLPITLRIHDPATFQQIAPDSFSTTISFSNAILRCDSVIGAQLVSQVRDKTTGQVTLTIAGDYRNSDTLATLLGTALLGDRKITPLQFQSFAWNKWNVSADTVNGTFAIVGDCWEAGLRFVAQPRVVKISPQPARDQITVEVDAPDWATLRFRLVAADGAIQHQTAPQVVAAGHHHLQLPVLNLSSGVYQLVLETDYGWAATPVVILR; the protein is encoded by the coding sequence ATGCCCCCGATGCTACGATACTCGACGACTTCTCTGCTGCTGCTTCTTTCCCTTGCTTGTTCTCTTTCCGCGCAATCGTTTTCGGTGTTTGGCGTGGATGCTTCGGCGTACCCTGAAATCTCGGCAAAGTACCTTTTGCTGGATGGCGCGGGAAGGCCAATCACCAACCTTTTCACCGATGATTTTTCGATTACCGATAATGGTGTCGCGGCCCAGGCCGTGGTGCAAGCGCAATGCCCCCCACCGACGGATGCCGGCCCGGCCAGCGTGGTGCTGGTGAACGACCACAGCGGCTCGATGATTGAAGAAACCGAATCGGGCGTTTCGCGGTTGGATGTTGTGAAGGAGGGGACCCGCGCATTTTTAACCACGTTCGATTTCCAGCAAGGAAGCGAGGTTGCCCTGACGGCCTTCAACACCAAGCCCTCCATCCTTTGCGATTTCCGCTCCTCCCCCTCCCATTTGATCGCCGCAATGGACACCATGCGTGCCGATGGCGGGACCGACTACAACCCCGCATTTCTTGACGCACTGCTTGGCGGCATCACCATGCTTTCCGACCGCCCCCTCAACAACCGCCGCATCTTGGTGTTCCTTACCGATGGCTTGTCGGGGACGATCACAAAAACGTCGCAGATCATCAACAATGCAAAGGCCTTAAACATCGAGATTCACGTTATCACGATCGGCCTATCCATCCCTTTTTCGCTGCGGCAGATTGCCGAGGAAACCGGCGGGACGTGGTACAGCAACGTCAACAGCAAAGGGGAGATGCAGGGGGTGTATCGCTCGATTGCCATCAGCAACCAGGGCTACGCGCCGTGCACGCTTCGCTGGAAAGTGAAACCCATTTGCGGGGACGAAAGCATCTTCCGCACCGCCAAAATTGAGTTAATCCCGCACGGCAAAAAAGCCGAGGTCCGATACATAGCCCCCGAGGAAAAAGTGGCGGTGCTGGAAGCGCAGCCAGCGTTCCTTTGGTTTGGTGGTTATCCGGAAGGGAGCGGGCGGGTGGTGCAATGCACCATCACCGCAAAGCGCGGGCCGTTCACGGTGCAGGGGGCGACCATTACCGCAGGGCAACCGTTCAGCATCACCGATTGGGGGGGAAGCGTGCCGCCGTTCACCCTGGACGCCGGGCAGCAGCGCGTCCTTAGCGTCCGGTTCGATGCCGACCGGCACGGCTCCTACACCGCACTGCTGCAACTTACCACCGACCCTTGCCCCGCCAACGACATCTTCCTTGCCGGCGGCAGCGACCGTCCGGCGCAGGGAGGGGACCAGATTCAACTCCTTTCTCCCATCAGTGGCGCAATCTATTCCGGCTGCGACAGCATCCTGATTCAATGGGCCGGCCCCCCTCCCGAAACGAAGGTCTGGGTGGAGTATTCCGGCAGCGATAAGCAATGGCACTTTATTGACACCGCCACCGGTGGCCAAATGATGTGGGCACCGCCAAGCGCCGGGCCGTACCGGATTCGCGTCTCGGCAAACGATTTTACCTCTTCCCCACTTTTCACCGTTGCTGGCGGCGGACCCGGTGGGGACCTTATCCAAGCAACCGCTGCCGAACTACGCTCCCCAACGGGAATATCCATCAGCAACAACCGATTGTTTATCGCCGAATCCGGTGGGCACCGGGTGCGGGTGGTGAACTTGCAGACAGGGATTATCAGCACCATGGCGGGAACCGGCGCGCCGGGGAATTCCGGCGATGGAGGCCCGGCCAACCAGGCACGGCTGGCGGGTCCGGCGGGGGTGCTTGCCATGAACGACCGGGCCTACATTGCCGACCACGATAACCACCGCGTCCGCATGGTGGATTTTGCCACGGGGCAGATCAGCACTGCTGCTGGTATCGGCCAAGCGGGGTTCAGCGGCGACGGCGGCGATGCACGGGCGGCGATGATCTACGGCCCGCTAAATTTCACCCTTGGGTCCTACGGATCGCAAGGCATCCCCTACCTGTTTTTCTCCGACGACAGCTACCGCATCCGCGCCATTAGCCTTACCGATGGAACCATCTCCACCGAAGTGGGAAATCGGATTTTGCTGGAACGGGGAACCGCTCGCGGGGCGTATCTGCTTGCCCCCATCGGAATCGCGATGCAGGGGGATGAGATGTTCATTGCCGAGGCAGGAAGCAACCTTGTGCGCCGCGCCGATTTGGGGGCAAACCAGATTCAAGACCTTGTTGGAGTAAGCACCGACCCCGGCAGCAAGCCAATCAGCAATTGGCAACTGCGGTCGCCAACGGGGGTGGCGGTTGTTGGCCAAAACTTATTCATCACCGATGCCAGCAACAACCGGATTCTTCGGGTGAACTTGCTGACCGGAGCAACAAGAACGGTGGCGGGAACAGGGGTTGCCGGCTACAGCGGCGAAGGGAAACTTGCCAACGAAAGCAAGATCAATTTCCCGATGTCGCCACTGGTGTACAACGGCACGCTCTATTTCTGCGATGTTCGGAACAACAGCGTCCGCGCGTTCCAGCTTCCCACCGATGCCGGCGTTGACAGCAACAGCCAAGCATTCACGGTTGCACGCCCCTCCATCCTGCTTCGCCCCTGGACCCCGAACCGCACGGTGGATTTTGGCCGCCAAGCAATCGGCAGCCGGCGCGACACGTTGCTGCCGCAAACCATCTGCAATGTTGGCAGCGTTGCCGCCGCCATTGACTCGTTCGCCATTGTTGGCCCCGACTCCGCCTCGTTCGAAGGCGTATCGGGGTTGACTTCGGACATCCTGAACCCCAACGACCGCCGCACTGTTGAGCTTCGGTTCTTCCCACAACGCGCCGGGACGCTTTCGGCAACGCTGGTGATCTTTGGCCCTTGCGGAATTGCCGACACCCTTGCGCTTCGCGGCGAAGGCCTTCTCCCCTGTGGCCTTACCTTCACCCCGCTGGCCGAGCTTGGCGAAATCGTGCTTGGCAACCAAGCCAAGGATACGGTGCTGACCGTCCCGCTGTGCAACACCGGGTCCGCACCAATCTCGGGCCGATTGGAGTTGAATCCGCCCAACGGAGCGTTCCGGCTTCTTTCCACCGGCGGGAAGTTTACGTTGCAGCCTGGGGATTGCCTAAACGTGCAGGTGCGGTTCGCGCCCCTTGCGTCGGGAAGGATCACGGCGGAATTGGAGTACAACATTCCAACCGAATGTGGATACGCTTCCACAACGCTGTACGGGCGCGGGCTTGCGCCGCAGCGGCTTGCCTCGGTTGCTGGCGTGGGATTCCCCACAACGGTTTGCACCGCCGCCCCGCACGACACCATCATTGCCGTGCAGAACCTGGGCGACATCCCGCTTAGCATCACCAATGCCGACATCCTTCCTGCCGATCAAGGCTTCGCACTGCTGAACCCGCCAACCCCAGCCGCGCCAATGGTGATCCCTGGCGGCGGAAGCGACACGTTGCGGGTGCGGTTCAATCCAGCAACGGCTGGCACAAAAGGGGCCGTGCTGCGGGTGATATCAAACGACCCCGCCAGCCCCTTTGCAATCCCACTCACCGGCCAGCGCGACACCATCGGCGCACGTGCCGAGCAAGGCTCGCTGACGTTTACCCACCCCGCAGCCAGCTTCCCGGTGGATACGTTCGTGGTGGTGTGGAACACCGGAACCTTGCCGATTTCCATCACCGATGCGGGCATTGTTGGGAACCATGCAAGCAAGTTTTTGCTGATGCCAGGGCAAACGCCTCGGGCAATCCTGCCGGGGGATTCCGCGCGGTTTGCTGTGCGCGCGTTGCAGCGTTCGGCGGGGGCGATTTTCCAAGCGGAATTACGGCTGGCCTTCAGCCCAAATTGCGGCCCAGATACGCTGCGGGTTGCCCTGAACACGCTCGGCTCGCGACCGCTGTTGGCGGCCACAACCCCAAACATCCGCCAACTGGTTTGCGACCGCGACACCATGACCGAAGGGACCTTCCAGATTACGAACGAAGGGGCCGACCCGCTGACGATTACCGAAATACGAATCGAAGATGACCCCGACGGCGAGTTCACGCTGCGGCTGCCAAGCGCGCCGCCAATCACCCTTCCCCCCCTTGCCACGCAAACGATTACGGCGCAGTTCCGCCCCCGCAGCAACGGGGTGACGCTGGCCCGCGCCGTGCTGGTGAACGACGGTGCCGACACCGCAATTCGGGTCCCATTGGTGGGGATCAAACAGACCATCAGCTTCATACTCTCGGCACAAACGATTGATTTTGGATTGCTCCCCAGCGGCGGAGCGGCCCAGCAAACAATCACCGCCACCAACACCGGGACCTTCCCGATTGAATGGAATGTGCCGCGCTCGGTTGGGGCGTTCACCATTGTTTCCGCCGCGCCGCCAATCGTGCAGCCTGGGGAATCTTCAACGCTCACCATCCGCTTTGCGCCCGCCGCCGATGGTATTGTTGCCGACAGCATTCTGGTGGCCGAAAAACTTTGCGATCAATCGCTGCCGCTGGCGTTGTTCGGGCGTTCGGGCCGGCAGACCTCCACCCAGGTGACGCTTCCGGTGGCATCGGCCTACGTGGGGCACCAGGTGCTGCTCCCAATCACGCTTCGGATACACGACCCTGCGACGTTCCAACAGATCGCGCCCGATTCCTTCAGCACCACAATCTCCTTCAGCAACGCAATCCTGCGGTGCGATTCGGTGATTGGTGCCCAGCTGGTCTCGCAGGTCCGCGACAAAACCACGGGCCAGGTGACGCTCACCATCGCCGGCGATTACCGCAACAGCGACACACTGGCAACCCTGCTTGGAACGGCGTTGCTGGGGGACCGGAAGATCACTCCGTTGCAGTTCCAATCGTTCGCTTGGAACAAGTGGAACGTGAGTGCCGACACCGTCAACGGAACCTTTGCCATTGTTGGCGATTGCTGGGAAGCGGGGCTGCGGTTTGTGGCGCAACCACGCGTGGTGAAAATCAGCCCGCAACCCGCGCGCGACCAGATCACCGTTGAGGTGGATGCTCCCGACTGGGCAACGCTCCGCTTCCGCCTTGTGGCTGCTGATGGAGCCATCCAACACCAAACCGCGCCGCAGGTGGTTGCCGCCGGGCATCACCATCTGCAGCTACCAGTTCTTAATCTTTCCAGCGGAGTTTATCAGCTGGTGTTGGAAACCGATTACGGATGGGCAGCAACGCCGGTGGTGATTCTTCGATGA
- the hemG gene encoding protoporphyrinogen oxidase — protein MLSSLIIGGGISGAALLHYLAEAGDDVMLLEKGERLGGVIGSYRNEAGALVETGPNSTQTSNPDFLHLVASLGLLDQMVEADPLARNRYILRGGKLHPVPMSPPAFLRSSLFSASAKLRLLREPFVGPAPAGSAQEESVAEFVRRRIGPEFLEYAINPFVSGVYAGRPEQLSLRHAFPKLHALEQQYGSLIRGAIRGGRARRQAAKRGQVPRDRAKLVSFREGMGVIPAAIEARWGRQVRLGAPVDRLERQADGGWLAVSGGDVFRAKRVILATDAGTAAGLLEPHHAPAAQSLRGIEYPPVAAAVSTYRRADIRHPLDGFGMLIPEVENRKILGVIFSSTLFPQRAPQGMVTLTTFLGGARQPEVALLGQDRLRQLVFGEHAALLGAAAPPRTFNLSVWPRGIPQYNVGYGGVLRAIEAAAKDLPGLHLVGNYHGGVSVADCVKSARALAATLLAHTTNPNR, from the coding sequence ATGCTCTCCTCCCTTATCATCGGCGGCGGTATCTCCGGCGCGGCATTGCTCCACTACCTTGCCGAGGCTGGGGATGATGTGATGCTGCTGGAGAAAGGGGAGCGGCTTGGCGGGGTTATCGGAAGTTACCGGAACGAAGCCGGGGCGTTGGTGGAAACCGGGCCGAACAGCACCCAAACCAGCAATCCCGATTTCCTCCATCTGGTTGCATCGCTGGGCCTGCTGGACCAAATGGTTGAGGCGGACCCGCTGGCCCGCAATCGCTACATCCTTCGCGGCGGGAAGCTCCACCCTGTGCCGATGTCACCTCCGGCATTTCTTCGTTCCTCACTCTTTTCTGCTTCGGCAAAACTGCGGCTTCTGCGCGAGCCGTTTGTTGGCCCTGCCCCGGCAGGTTCGGCGCAGGAGGAATCGGTGGCGGAGTTCGTTCGGCGGCGGATTGGGCCGGAGTTTTTGGAGTATGCTATCAACCCGTTTGTCTCGGGGGTGTATGCCGGGCGGCCAGAGCAATTATCGCTGCGCCATGCCTTCCCAAAACTCCATGCCCTTGAGCAACAGTATGGGAGTTTGATTCGCGGGGCAATTCGTGGCGGGCGGGCGCGGCGGCAGGCCGCAAAACGGGGCCAGGTCCCGCGCGACCGCGCCAAGCTGGTCTCCTTCCGTGAAGGAATGGGGGTGATTCCCGCCGCGATTGAAGCGCGATGGGGTCGCCAAGTTCGGCTGGGCGCGCCGGTGGACCGCTTGGAACGCCAGGCCGATGGCGGCTGGCTGGCGGTTTCGGGGGGGGATGTTTTCCGCGCCAAAAGGGTGATCCTTGCAACCGATGCCGGCACAGCTGCGGGGCTTCTGGAACCGCACCACGCCCCGGCGGCGCAATCGCTGCGGGGGATTGAGTATCCCCCGGTTGCCGCTGCCGTCAGCACGTACCGCCGCGCCGACATCCGCCACCCGCTTGATGGCTTTGGGATGCTGATCCCCGAAGTTGAAAACCGGAAGATTCTTGGGGTGATCTTCTCCTCCACCTTGTTCCCGCAGCGTGCCCCGCAGGGGATGGTGACGTTGACAACGTTTCTTGGCGGTGCGCGCCAGCCGGAAGTCGCGCTGCTTGGTCAGGATCGGCTCCGCCAACTTGTCTTTGGCGAACACGCGGCGTTGCTTGGTGCCGCCGCGCCGCCCCGCACGTTCAACCTATCGGTGTGGCCGCGGGGGATACCGCAGTACAACGTTGGCTACGGCGGGGTGCTGCGGGCGATTGAGGCTGCCGCGAAGGACCTGCCGGGGCTGCATCTTGTTGGAAATTACCACGGGGGCGTTTCCGTGGCCGACTGCGTGAAATCTGCCCGCGCACTGGCCGCAACCCTTCTTGCACACACGACAAACCCAAACCGTTGA
- the hemL gene encoding glutamate-1-semialdehyde 2,1-aminomutase gives MLDFSQSSALFSRAQSVIPGGVNSPVRAFKGVGGTPIFFERAEGPYLYDADGNQFVDYVGSWGPFILGHGHPRVRESLHRQTDLATSFGAPARLEVELAELLTGLIPGLELVRLVSSGTEATMSAVRAARGFTGREKFIKFEGCYHGHGDSFLIKAGSGMLTHGNPSSPGVTRGAAADTLVATFNDLDSVQALFNSNPGEIAAVIIEPVAGNMGVVAATPEFLSGLRTLCSKHGAVLIFDEVMSGFRVALRGAASIYGIVPDLYTFGKIIGGGLPVGAYGGRREVMEVVSPVGPVYQAGTLSGNPLAVAAGLATLRTLIESDPYGQLESSAATIADGLRASASNHGIPLQVNRTGSMLTAFFGAAPVSDYASAVASNTGQFATFFHAMLQRGVYLPPSQFEAWFVSVAHTEWEISHTLRAAEQAMQAVAEG, from the coding sequence ATGCTTGATTTCAGCCAAAGCTCTGCCCTGTTTTCGCGTGCACAAAGCGTTATCCCGGGGGGCGTGAACTCACCGGTCCGCGCCTTCAAAGGGGTGGGGGGGACGCCGATATTTTTTGAACGGGCCGAGGGGCCATATCTGTACGATGCCGACGGAAACCAGTTTGTGGATTACGTTGGATCGTGGGGGCCGTTCATCTTGGGCCATGGCCACCCGCGGGTCCGCGAATCGCTCCATCGCCAAACCGACCTGGCCACCAGCTTCGGCGCGCCCGCCCGGCTTGAGGTGGAGCTTGCGGAGTTGTTGACGGGGCTGATCCCGGGCCTTGAGTTGGTGCGGCTGGTCAGCAGCGGGACCGAGGCGACGATGTCGGCAGTGCGGGCCGCGCGCGGGTTCACCGGGCGGGAGAAGTTCATCAAGTTTGAAGGGTGCTACCACGGGCATGGCGACTCCTTCCTGATTAAAGCCGGAAGCGGAATGCTGACCCACGGCAACCCAAGCTCCCCGGGCGTAACCCGTGGGGCCGCCGCCGACACGCTGGTGGCCACATTCAACGACCTTGATTCCGTCCAGGCGTTGTTCAACAGCAACCCGGGGGAAATTGCGGCGGTGATTATCGAGCCGGTGGCGGGGAACATGGGGGTGGTTGCGGCAACGCCGGAATTCCTTTCGGGGCTGCGGACACTCTGCAGCAAGCATGGGGCAGTGCTGATTTTTGACGAAGTGATGAGCGGGTTCCGGGTGGCGTTGCGGGGTGCGGCCTCCATCTACGGCATCGTCCCTGACCTGTACACGTTTGGCAAGATCATCGGCGGGGGGCTGCCGGTTGGCGCGTATGGGGGGCGGCGTGAGGTGATGGAGGTTGTCTCGCCGGTGGGGCCGGTCTATCAGGCCGGAACGTTAAGCGGGAATCCGTTGGCGGTGGCCGCCGGGCTTGCCACGCTTCGGACGTTGATAGAAAGCGACCCGTACGGGCAATTGGAATCTTCCGCCGCAACGATTGCCGATGGTTTGCGTGCAAGCGCCAGCAACCACGGAATTCCGCTGCAGGTGAACCGCACCGGCTCGATGCTAACGGCATTTTTCGGGGCCGCGCCGGTAAGCGATTACGCCAGCGCGGTGGCCAGCAACACCGGGCAATTCGCCACGTTCTTCCATGCGATGTTGCAGCGTGGGGTCTATCTGCCGCCGTCGCAGTTCGAGGCGTGGTTCGTTAGCGTGGCCCATACGGAGTGGGAGATTTCACACACCCTTCGGGCTGCCGAGCAGGCAATGCAGGCAGTTGCTGAAGGATGA
- the hemH gene encoding ferrochelatase, producing MEQIGVILLNLGGPDSLEAIRPFLRNLFLDPEIIRIPLPKPLEKLFPRKLFAEVVAWRRTPKVRPNYQQIGGKSPLVERTVAQAQALESELNRRFAGTAQFHVKLGMRYWHPFTQAAANEFRSQGIRNVFLLPLYPQYSRTTTGSSVKEWRDLHRSQFGRWFRVKSVRDYYSHPQYIASINERIEATIRSKFSDAERRGLHLLFSAHGTPISEVKAGDPYSGQIRKTVELVMELRGNDYPHHLSFQSRVGPVKWLQPYTQDTIAELGKKGVNSLLVIPIAFVTDHIETLHEIDIEFREEAHHAGIAKYEVMYALNAEPPFIAALADVVERRYKGRIHSHG from the coding sequence ATGGAACAAATAGGTGTGATCTTGTTGAACCTGGGCGGCCCCGACTCGTTGGAGGCTATCCGCCCGTTCCTTCGCAACCTTTTTCTTGATCCAGAGATCATCAGAATCCCACTTCCCAAGCCGTTGGAAAAGCTCTTTCCCAGGAAGCTGTTTGCGGAGGTTGTTGCGTGGCGGCGCACCCCAAAAGTGCGCCCGAACTACCAACAGATTGGGGGGAAATCGCCGCTGGTGGAGCGAACCGTGGCCCAGGCCCAGGCGTTGGAGTCGGAGCTGAACCGCCGCTTTGCCGGAACAGCGCAGTTCCATGTGAAATTGGGGATGCGCTACTGGCATCCGTTCACCCAGGCTGCCGCCAACGAGTTCCGCAGCCAGGGGATTCGGAACGTCTTCTTGCTCCCCCTGTATCCGCAATATTCCCGCACCACCACCGGCTCCAGCGTGAAAGAATGGCGGGACCTTCACCGCAGCCAGTTCGGGCGTTGGTTCCGGGTGAAGTCGGTGCGCGATTACTACAGCCACCCGCAATACATCGCCTCGATCAACGAACGGATTGAAGCCACCATCCGCAGCAAGTTCAGCGATGCCGAACGGCGCGGGCTTCACCTGCTTTTCTCGGCTCACGGCACCCCAATTTCCGAAGTAAAAGCCGGCGACCCGTATTCGGGGCAGATTCGGAAAACCGTGGAGTTGGTGATGGAGCTTCGCGGCAACGATTACCCCCACCATCTCTCGTTCCAAAGCCGCGTGGGACCGGTGAAATGGCTGCAACCATACACCCAGGATACGATTGCCGAATTAGGGAAGAAAGGGGTGAACAGCCTGCTGGTGATCCCCATTGCGTTCGTTACGGACCACATCGAGACGCTGCACGAAATTGACATCGAGTTCCGCGAAGAAGCCCACCACGCGGGGATTGCGAAGTACGAAGTGATGTACGCCCTAAACGCCGAACCTCCATTCATCGCCGCCCTTGCCGACGTTGTGGAACGGAGGTACAAAGGGCGGATCCACAGCCACGGATAA
- a CDS encoding riboflavin synthase, with translation MFTGLVEEIGTVRRAIREGGAVRLELTGSRVMDDLKIDDSIALNGCCQTVVERGSDWFAVVAVEETLKKTTLGSFASGTAVNLERALRVGDRIGGHFVQGHVDCVGTVAEATTRESSWLYWVRYPDSFAPLVIPVGSIAINGVSLTVAQVGESACMVSVIPHTFSVTTFRDLREGDAVNLEFDMLGKYIRNLVAPANAGLTESRLKELGY, from the coding sequence ATGTTCACTGGATTAGTTGAAGAAATCGGGACGGTCCGCAGGGCGATTCGCGAGGGGGGCGCGGTGCGGCTTGAACTTACCGGAAGCCGCGTGATGGATGATCTGAAGATTGATGACTCAATCGCCCTGAACGGCTGCTGCCAAACCGTGGTGGAACGGGGAAGCGATTGGTTCGCAGTGGTGGCCGTGGAGGAAACGCTGAAGAAAACCACACTGGGGAGCTTTGCCAGCGGAACCGCCGTAAACCTTGAGCGTGCCTTGCGGGTTGGCGACAGGATTGGCGGCCATTTTGTGCAGGGCCATGTGGATTGCGTTGGCACGGTTGCCGAAGCCACCACCCGCGAAAGCTCCTGGCTCTACTGGGTTCGCTATCCCGACAGCTTTGCTCCGTTGGTGATTCCGGTTGGCTCCATCGCCATTAACGGTGTGTCGCTGACGGTGGCGCAGGTGGGGGAATCGGCCTGCATGGTTTCGGTGATCCCCCACACGTTTTCGGTGACGACGTTCCGCGACCTGCGCGAAGGGGATGCTGTGAATCTAGAGTTCGATATGCTGGGGAAGTACATCCGCAACCTTGTGGCCCCGGCCAACGCGGGGCTAACGGAATCGCGGCTGAAAGAATTGGGGTATTAG
- the hemB gene encoding porphobilinogen synthase — MATLDTATIESLIARPRRLRRTAAVRNLVRETRLDAANFIYPLFILPGNGVRNPVRSMPEVFQLSVDMALRECEELLGLGVGAVILFGIPEAKDSVGSGAYAADGIVQQATRAIKQRFPQMLVATDVCLCEYTDHGHCGLLHGDEILNDETVELLARAATSHAAAGADIIAPSDMMDGRVAAIRNGLDDAGFQNVPIMSYAVKYASSFYGPFRDAAGSVPQFGDRRSHQMDPANIREALKEVQLDLAEGADIIMVKPAMPCLDVIREVFNVTDVPVAAYQVSGEYAMLHASAANGWTDLELTMMESLMAIRRAGASIILTYFAKRAARRLRENL, encoded by the coding sequence ATGGCAACGCTTGATACGGCAACGATTGAATCGCTGATTGCCCGCCCGCGCCGTTTGCGCCGCACCGCAGCGGTCCGCAACCTTGTTCGGGAAACCCGGCTTGATGCGGCAAACTTCATCTATCCACTCTTCATTCTTCCGGGGAATGGAGTCCGGAACCCGGTTCGGTCCATGCCGGAGGTGTTCCAGCTTTCGGTGGATATGGCCTTGCGCGAGTGCGAGGAGTTGCTGGGGTTGGGGGTTGGCGCGGTGATCCTGTTTGGAATTCCCGAGGCGAAGGATAGCGTTGGGTCGGGGGCATATGCCGCCGACGGCATTGTCCAGCAGGCAACCCGCGCAATCAAGCAGCGGTTCCCCCAGATGCTGGTTGCCACCGATGTTTGCTTGTGCGAGTACACGGACCACGGCCATTGCGGATTGCTGCACGGCGATGAAATCTTGAACGATGAGACCGTGGAGCTTCTTGCCCGCGCCGCCACCAGCCACGCCGCCGCCGGGGCCGATATTATCGCCCCTTCGGACATGATGGATGGAAGGGTTGCGGCGATTCGCAACGGGCTGGATGATGCCGGATTCCAGAACGTCCCGATCATGTCCTATGCCGTGAAGTATGCCAGCAGTTTCTACGGCCCGTTCCGCGATGCCGCCGGTTCGGTCCCGCAGTTTGGCGACCGGAGGTCCCACCAGATGGACCCGGCGAACATCCGCGAGGCGTTGAAAGAGGTTCAACTGGACCTTGCCGAAGGGGCCGACATCATCATGGTGAAACCCGCCATGCCATGTCTGGATGTGATCCGCGAGGTCTTCAACGTCACCGATGTTCCGGTTGCGGCCTACCAGGTGAGCGGTGAGTACGCCATGCTTCACGCCAGCGCGGCCAACGGCTGGACGGACCTTGAGCTAACAATGATGGAGTCGCTGATGGCCATACGCCGCGCTGGGGCTTCCATCATCCTAACCTATTTCGCCAAACGCGCTGCGCGGCGACTTCGCGAGAACCTCTAA
- a CDS encoding GNAT family N-acetyltransferase, whose protein sequence is MTIRQLQPHDIVEWLRMREALWPEEDAADIVNGLADYLAPTQPCAVFVSEAGPGQLSGFIEVAIRSYAEGCRTDCVGYIEGWWVDEEYRQTGIGSALMHAAEGWARQQGCNEMGSDAVVENAISQQAHQHLGYQVSETLVHFRKPLTSKGDRAPLDIR, encoded by the coding sequence GTGACCATTCGACAACTGCAACCGCACGACATCGTGGAGTGGCTTCGCATGCGCGAAGCATTGTGGCCGGAGGAGGACGCTGCCGACATCGTAAACGGCCTTGCCGATTACCTTGCCCCAACCCAACCTTGTGCCGTCTTCGTTAGCGAAGCGGGACCGGGGCAGTTATCGGGGTTTATCGAGGTTGCCATCCGCAGCTACGCCGAAGGATGCCGCACCGATTGCGTTGGGTATATCGAAGGGTGGTGGGTGGATGAAGAATATCGCCAAACCGGGATTGGGTCCGCCCTGATGCACGCCGCCGAAGGGTGGGCGCGCCAGCAAGGGTGCAACGAAATGGGGTCCGATGCTGTTGTTGAGAATGCCATTAGCCAGCAAGCACACCAACATCTTGGCTACCAAGTTTCCGAGACGTTGGTCCACTTCCGCAAGCCGCTTACCAGCAAAGGGGACCGCGCCCCGCTGGACATCCGCTAG